A genomic region of Serratia fonticola contains the following coding sequences:
- the rcsC gene encoding two-component system sensor histidine kinase RcsC gives MKYLASFRTTLKISRYLFRVLAIMLWSLGALLTTFYILDILHEKESDIRQEYNLNFDQAQGYIRHSSDIIRDIKYMAENRLNGSVGSLELFPGVMDGKESQPEFKPLYPESNCTLNPDYRDSLTSLNRLIQYWKENFVAAYDLNRVFFIGGDSLCMSEFGSSSGTPDRQMVLKSLHERILKYRNANNPDKDNNLYWIIPSTQRPDVGYLYVMAPIYIGNKLEALLGIEQTVRLEDFVTTGNLPVGVSLLNENNEPILRLANGDRYASSLNTYPQGHNYFGYVDSYHDLIMKKALPPSSLSIVYSLPVKSVVERFRVLILNAVLLNLLSAVVLFSLAWLFERKMFLPAEENAFRLEEHEQFNRKIVASAPVGICILRISDGTNILSNELAHNYINLLTNEDRDRIIRIICEQQANFVDVMTSNNDNLQISFVHSRYRNEDVAICVLVDVSARVKMEESLQEMAAAAEQASQSKSMFLATVSHELRTPLYGIIGNLDLLQTKALPQGVDRLVNAMNNSSGLLLKIISDILDFSKIESEQLKIEPREFSCLELITHIAGNYLPLVVKKRLGLYCYIEQGVPERINGDPVRLQQVISNLLSNAIKFTDTGCIILQVCTRDSYLEFSVRDTGVGIPDKEITRLFDPFFQVGSGVQRHFQGTGLGLAICEKLINLMDGDIAVESEPGLGSLFTIRIPLFGAQFPMPQASDTWLGRNLWLRIRNQRLENYLMAILGDYGATLQRYEGQEIAPEDVLLTDFPQQVTSPLLAQIEFSISHIGPSLETHPGYWLHSTSTPRDSIVLLNRLFGIESDSTKNLVQLPLPVKANPVDNGDIHLLVVDDHPINRRLLSDQLTSLGYQVITANDGVDALGVLNRNTVDIVLTDVNMPNMDGYRLTQRLRQSHFTAPVIGVTANALAEEKQRCIEAGMDNCLSKPVTLETLEQALGYYSQQVRRNRVAREES, from the coding sequence TTGAAATACTTAGCTTCTTTCCGTACCACCTTAAAAATTTCCCGTTATCTGTTCCGGGTATTGGCGATCATGCTGTGGTCGCTGGGGGCGTTGCTTACTACCTTCTATATCCTGGATATCCTGCATGAGAAAGAGTCTGACATCCGGCAGGAATATAACCTGAACTTTGATCAGGCCCAGGGCTATATTCGTCATTCATCAGACATCATCCGTGACATCAAGTACATGGCGGAGAATCGCCTCAACGGCTCGGTGGGGAGCCTGGAGTTGTTTCCCGGCGTGATGGACGGTAAGGAAAGTCAGCCTGAGTTTAAACCGCTGTATCCTGAATCGAACTGTACGCTTAATCCAGACTATCGAGACTCGCTCACCTCGCTCAATCGCCTGATACAATATTGGAAGGAAAACTTCGTTGCGGCTTATGACCTGAATCGGGTGTTTTTCATCGGGGGCGACAGTCTGTGCATGTCAGAGTTCGGCAGCAGCAGCGGCACCCCCGATCGGCAAATGGTGCTGAAGTCACTGCATGAGAGAATTCTTAAATATCGTAATGCCAATAACCCGGATAAAGACAATAACCTCTATTGGATCATCCCCAGCACTCAACGTCCCGATGTGGGTTATCTGTATGTGATGGCACCGATCTATATCGGCAACAAGCTGGAAGCCTTGCTGGGAATAGAGCAGACCGTGAGGCTGGAAGATTTCGTCACCACGGGCAATCTGCCTGTGGGCGTGAGCCTGCTAAATGAAAATAACGAACCGATATTGCGGCTGGCTAATGGCGATCGCTACGCATCCTCACTGAATACTTATCCGCAAGGACACAACTATTTTGGTTATGTGGATAGTTACCACGATTTGATCATGAAAAAGGCGTTACCCCCTTCGTCTCTGAGCATTGTGTATTCATTGCCGGTGAAGAGCGTGGTGGAACGTTTCAGAGTACTGATCCTGAATGCCGTGCTGCTTAACCTGCTATCGGCGGTGGTGCTTTTCAGCCTGGCCTGGCTGTTTGAACGCAAAATGTTCTTGCCTGCAGAAGAGAATGCGTTTCGTCTGGAAGAGCACGAGCAGTTCAACCGCAAGATCGTTGCTTCGGCACCGGTGGGTATCTGTATTCTGCGTATCAGCGACGGCACCAATATCCTGAGTAATGAGCTGGCGCACAACTACATCAATTTACTCACTAACGAAGATCGCGATCGCATCATTCGCATTATTTGTGAGCAGCAGGCCAACTTTGTTGATGTGATGACCAGTAACAATGACAATTTGCAAATCAGCTTTGTTCATTCCCGTTATCGTAATGAGGATGTAGCCATCTGCGTTCTGGTTGACGTAAGTGCCCGTGTAAAAATGGAGGAGTCTCTACAGGAGATGGCCGCGGCGGCGGAGCAGGCCAGCCAGTCTAAATCGATGTTCCTGGCCACCGTGAGCCATGAGTTGCGTACGCCGCTGTATGGGATTATCGGTAATCTGGATCTGTTGCAGACCAAGGCACTGCCTCAAGGGGTGGATCGCCTGGTTAATGCCATGAATAACTCATCGGGGCTGCTGCTGAAAATCATCAGTGATATTTTGGATTTCTCCAAGATTGAATCGGAGCAGTTGAAGATTGAACCACGCGAGTTTTCCTGCCTGGAATTGATTACCCATATTGCGGGCAACTATTTGCCGCTGGTGGTAAAAAAACGCCTTGGGTTGTATTGCTACATTGAGCAGGGCGTGCCGGAACGAATTAATGGCGATCCTGTGCGTCTACAGCAGGTGATTTCCAATCTGTTGAGTAACGCCATCAAATTTACCGATACCGGCTGTATTATTCTGCAGGTTTGCACTCGCGATAGCTATTTGGAGTTCAGCGTGCGTGATACCGGTGTCGGGATCCCGGACAAAGAGATCACGCGCCTGTTTGATCCTTTCTTCCAGGTCGGCAGCGGGGTGCAGCGCCATTTCCAGGGCACAGGCCTAGGATTGGCGATTTGCGAAAAGCTGATTAACCTGATGGATGGTGATATCGCGGTAGAGTCTGAGCCTGGACTCGGTAGCCTGTTTACTATTCGCATTCCGTTGTTTGGCGCGCAGTTCCCTATGCCGCAGGCTAGCGATACCTGGCTGGGGAGAAACCTGTGGTTGCGGATCCGCAACCAGCGGTTGGAAAATTATCTGATGGCCATTCTTGGTGACTATGGTGCTACGCTGCAGCGCTATGAAGGACAGGAGATAGCCCCTGAGGATGTTCTGCTCACTGATTTTCCTCAGCAGGTAACGAGCCCACTGCTTGCACAGATTGAGTTTTCTATTTCGCACATTGGACCGTCGTTGGAAACTCATCCGGGTTATTGGTTGCACAGCACTTCAACGCCGCGGGATAGCATAGTGCTGTTGAATCGACTGTTTGGCATTGAGTCCGACAGCACGAAAAACCTGGTTCAGCTGCCACTGCCCGTTAAAGCTAACCCGGTTGATAACGGTGATATTCATTTGCTGGTGGTGGACGATCACCCGATTAATCGCCGCTTATTGTCCGATCAGCTGACGTCATTAGGCTACCAGGTGATCACGGCCAATGATGGGGTGGATGCCCTGGGGGTTTTGAATCGCAATACGGTGGATATCGTACTGACTGACGTCAATATGCCAAATATGGACGGTTACCGTCTGACACAGCGCCTGCGCCAGTCGCACTTTACGGCACCGGTGATTGGTGTAACGGCCAACGCCCTGGCGGAAGAGAAACAACGCTGTATTGAGGCGGGGATGGACAACTGCCTGTCGAAACCGGTCACCCTGGAAACTCTTGAGCAGGCGCTAGGGTATTACAGCCAACAGGTGCGGCGGAACAGGGTTGCGCGTGAAGAAAGTTAA
- the rcsB gene encoding response regulator transcription factor RcsB, translated as MNNLNVIIADDHPIVLFGIRKSLEQIEWVNVVGEFEDSTALINNLSKLDANVLITDLSMPGDKYGDGITLIKYIKRHYPQLSIIVLTMNNNPAILSAVLDLDIEGIVLKQGAPTDLPKALAALQKGKKFTPESVSKLLEKISASGYGDKRLSPKESEVLRLFAEGFLVTEIAKKLNRSIKTISSQKKSAMLKLGVDNDIALLNYLSSVSMTQLDKD; from the coding sequence ATGAATAACCTGAACGTAATTATTGCTGATGACCATCCCATCGTACTATTTGGCATCCGGAAGTCACTTGAGCAAATTGAGTGGGTGAATGTCGTTGGGGAGTTCGAGGACTCAACAGCACTGATCAACAATCTGTCCAAATTGGACGCTAACGTACTGATCACCGATCTCTCCATGCCGGGTGACAAGTATGGCGACGGCATTACGCTGATTAAATACATCAAACGCCATTATCCACAGTTGTCGATTATCGTTCTGACCATGAACAATAACCCGGCAATTCTCAGTGCCGTGCTGGATCTGGATATCGAAGGTATCGTCCTGAAACAGGGCGCGCCAACCGATCTGCCAAAAGCATTGGCAGCGTTACAGAAAGGCAAAAAATTCACGCCGGAAAGCGTCTCGAAACTGTTGGAGAAAATCAGTGCCAGCGGTTATGGAGACAAACGCCTTTCACCAAAAGAAAGTGAAGTGTTGCGCCTGTTCGCTGAAGGTTTCCTGGTCACGGAAATCGCCAAAAAGCTGAACCGCAGTATTAAGACCATCAGCAGCCAGAAGAAGTCTGCCATGTTAAAGCTGGGGGTCGATAATGACATTGCCCTGCTTAACTATCTCTCCTCCGTCAGCATGACGCAGTTAGATAAAGACTAA
- the rcsD gene encoding phosphotransferase RcsD → MPQNKQLTISSRYITRSFWLFIVLLAIGVGLYGYNYTNAYLTEKKHAVITIANALQKRIDSYRYLTDQIYDKFGNATSQQLDGGVQETRLRPDVYYIDKRHNKTDAVIFGSHDNSTLAMIANISDFLDVRWGAKTENYAMYYLNGQDNSLSLVTTQSLRELTSRLKENTFTASASDRRAEMLQQANMLDERESFSGLRKQRFQNAYSFSIRTTFNQPGHLATVIAFDLPINDIIPLNMARANFLLLPDEDELDENAAPTDPLTHTMVAIKGSWIEFSLPLPNAPMKLIYRVPAFNLALDLLRNNIWLLVVNLLLLGLSMMGIYFIRQQYIRPSENMAAELEGERSLNEEIVANLPSGLLVYDFTSNNVIISNKIAEHLMPHLSLQNIAQMAEQHHGVIQATVNNEVYEIRIFRSQRSAETYLFLLNDQDKEVMVNKRLQQARREYDKNVQARKLMLHNLGIELNNPVRQMHELTQNLGSAQDEEQQQALLKQLNLTSSSVLDLIDNITLLTRLETQDWQPAKQSFSPSALMDELLLEVLPMMDQKGLALFHHFHLDVNQRYMGDANALRKIVLLLLRYAIITTAYGKISLTVEHEAERPEHLIVHINDTGAGISNEEIRNLTYPFLSQTLVDRFNHGSGLTFFLCNQLCKKLNGQLDIRSKIDIGTRYTIRIPLELEQQDEEAAEKLLDGVTALLDITSDEVRNIVTQLLNAYGADCLVVEERQNSQDYDVLLTDNPQLADDYTLLLTSDEPGWQPLDKRYIRVNYNLHGAMIDAILMLIEQQFAALDQEESASTLVADDIQLYERQLKSSDYYGLFIDTVPEDIKKLYTEAGSSDFAALSQTAHRLKGVFAMLNLLPGKQLCESLEQHIADGDALKIENNISQIDFFVSRLLQQGSQQHE, encoded by the coding sequence ATGCCACAAAATAAACAACTGACCATCAGTTCCCGTTACATCACCCGCAGTTTCTGGCTGTTTATCGTACTGCTAGCCATTGGCGTGGGTCTGTACGGTTACAACTATACCAACGCCTACCTGACGGAGAAAAAACACGCCGTCATTACCATCGCCAATGCCCTGCAAAAACGCATCGATAGTTACCGCTATCTCACCGACCAGATCTACGACAAATTCGGTAACGCAACGTCGCAACAGCTGGATGGCGGGGTGCAGGAAACCCGTTTGCGTCCGGATGTTTATTATATCGATAAGCGGCATAACAAAACCGATGCGGTAATTTTCGGCAGCCACGACAACAGCACGTTGGCCATGATTGCGAATATTTCAGACTTTCTTGATGTCCGCTGGGGAGCCAAGACAGAAAACTACGCGATGTATTATCTTAATGGCCAGGATAACAGCCTGAGCCTGGTGACAACCCAGTCACTTAGAGAGCTGACTTCGCGTTTGAAGGAGAACACCTTCACCGCATCGGCATCAGATCGACGAGCGGAAATGCTGCAACAGGCCAATATGCTGGATGAGCGAGAAAGTTTCTCTGGCCTGCGCAAGCAACGTTTCCAGAACGCCTATTCATTCTCCATCCGCACCACCTTTAACCAGCCTGGGCATCTGGCCACGGTAATCGCCTTTGATCTGCCGATTAACGATATCATCCCGCTGAACATGGCACGCGCCAATTTCCTGTTGCTGCCGGATGAGGATGAACTCGACGAAAATGCGGCCCCTACCGACCCTTTAACCCACACCATGGTCGCAATCAAAGGCAGTTGGATTGAATTCAGCCTGCCTTTACCCAACGCACCGATGAAGCTGATTTATCGGGTGCCTGCCTTCAATCTGGCGCTCGACCTCCTGCGTAATAATATCTGGTTATTGGTGGTCAATTTGCTGTTGCTGGGACTGTCGATGATGGGGATTTATTTTATCCGCCAGCAATATATTCGCCCAAGTGAGAACATGGCTGCCGAGCTGGAGGGTGAGCGCTCACTGAATGAGGAAATTGTTGCCAACCTCCCTTCTGGCCTATTGGTTTACGACTTTACCAGCAATAACGTCATTATCAGCAACAAGATTGCCGAACATCTGATGCCACATCTCAGCCTGCAAAATATTGCTCAGATGGCCGAACAGCATCATGGCGTCATTCAGGCAACGGTCAACAACGAAGTGTATGAAATCCGCATCTTCCGCAGCCAGCGTTCGGCAGAAACTTACCTGTTCCTACTCAACGATCAGGATAAAGAAGTCATGGTGAACAAGCGGCTGCAACAGGCACGCCGTGAGTACGATAAAAATGTACAAGCCCGCAAGCTGATGCTGCATAACCTGGGGATCGAACTCAATAATCCGGTACGCCAGATGCACGAACTGACCCAGAACCTGGGCTCGGCGCAAGATGAAGAACAGCAACAGGCGTTGCTCAAGCAGCTCAACCTTACCTCATCATCGGTATTGGATTTGATTGATAACATCACTCTGCTGACACGGTTGGAAACTCAGGATTGGCAACCTGCGAAGCAATCGTTCAGCCCTTCAGCCCTGATGGATGAACTGCTGCTGGAGGTGCTACCCATGATGGATCAGAAAGGACTGGCGCTGTTCCATCATTTCCATCTTGATGTTAACCAACGCTATATGGGTGATGCCAACGCACTGCGCAAGATCGTCTTGTTGCTGCTCCGCTATGCCATCATCACCACAGCCTATGGCAAGATTTCGCTGACGGTTGAGCACGAAGCGGAGCGCCCTGAACACCTGATCGTCCATATCAATGATACTGGCGCGGGCATTTCTAACGAAGAGATCCGTAATCTGACTTACCCCTTCCTCAGCCAAACCTTGGTCGATCGTTTCAACCATGGCTCGGGGCTCACGTTCTTCCTGTGCAATCAGCTGTGCAAAAAGCTCAATGGCCAATTGGATATTCGTAGCAAGATCGACATCGGCACCCGCTATACCATCCGCATCCCTCTGGAGCTGGAGCAACAGGACGAAGAAGCAGCAGAAAAATTACTGGACGGCGTCACTGCTTTACTGGATATCACCTCGGATGAGGTCCGCAATATCGTCACTCAGTTGCTGAACGCCTATGGGGCCGATTGCCTGGTTGTCGAAGAGCGGCAGAACAGCCAGGATTATGATGTCCTGCTTACCGATAACCCGCAGTTGGCTGATGACTACACGCTATTGCTGACCAGCGATGAACCCGGCTGGCAACCGTTGGACAAGCGCTATATTCGAGTCAACTATAATCTGCACGGTGCGATGATCGACGCCATTCTGATGCTGATCGAACAGCAGTTCGCCGCGCTCGATCAGGAGGAAAGCGCCTCCACGCTGGTGGCAGATGATATACAACTCTATGAAAGACAATTGAAATCAAGTGATTACTACGGTTTGTTTATTGATACAGTACCCGAGGATATCAAAAAACTGTATACTGAGGCAGGCAGCAGTGATTTCGCGGCGCTGTCTCAAACCGCACACCGCCTGAAAGGCGTGTTTGCTATGCTAAATCTGCTTCCCGGCAAGCAACTGTGTGAATCGTTAGAACAGCACATCGCGGACGGTGATGCGCTTAAGATTGAGAATAACATCAGTCAGATTGATTTTTTCGTCAGTAGACTGCTGCAGCAAGGTAGCCAACAACATGAATAA
- a CDS encoding MFS transporter, translating into MTSTLCNAQHKPGVPEQTATRLAFFIAGIGMATWAPLVPFAKTRIGLDDGALGLLLLCIGVGSIMAMPLTGVLTGKFGCRRVIILAGIVLCLVLPLLVLMESPLGMALALLLFGAAIGMVDVAMNIQAVVVERASGRAMMSGFHGFFSVGGIAGAGGVSALLWLGLGPLQATLIAVMVILILLFIASKHLLRESGGNKEGPLFVLPRGWVMFIGLLCFIMFLAEGSMLDWSALFLTTLRGMDHSQAGLGYALFSIAMTLGRLNGDRMVNAMGRYRMLLLGSLCAAIGLTLAIAVNSVIASLIGFMLVGVGASNVVPILFTAAGNQQTMPANLAIASVTTVGYAGILAGPALIGFIAQFSSLTFALACVASMLLIVTASAKAITR; encoded by the coding sequence ATGACATCCACTTTATGCAACGCACAACATAAGCCCGGCGTACCGGAACAGACAGCCACCCGTCTGGCTTTTTTTATCGCCGGTATTGGTATGGCTACCTGGGCCCCATTGGTGCCTTTTGCTAAAACACGTATCGGTCTCGACGACGGTGCATTAGGTTTGCTGCTGCTGTGCATCGGGGTCGGGTCTATCATGGCGATGCCGCTGACCGGGGTGTTAACCGGCAAGTTTGGTTGCAGACGCGTGATCATACTGGCGGGGATCGTCCTTTGCCTCGTTCTGCCCCTGTTGGTACTGATGGAATCCCCCTTAGGGATGGCGCTGGCATTGCTGCTCTTCGGGGCTGCCATTGGCATGGTTGACGTCGCAATGAACATTCAGGCAGTCGTGGTCGAACGGGCCAGCGGACGGGCCATGATGTCGGGTTTTCACGGTTTCTTCAGCGTTGGCGGGATAGCCGGGGCTGGCGGCGTCAGCGCGCTATTGTGGCTGGGGCTTGGGCCATTGCAAGCCACGCTGATCGCCGTTATGGTGATCCTGATCCTACTGTTCATCGCCAGCAAGCATCTGCTACGCGAAAGCGGTGGCAATAAAGAAGGCCCGCTGTTCGTACTGCCACGCGGCTGGGTGATGTTCATCGGCCTACTGTGCTTTATCATGTTTCTGGCTGAAGGTTCAATGCTTGACTGGAGTGCGCTATTCCTGACCACCTTACGCGGAATGGATCACAGCCAGGCAGGGTTAGGGTATGCACTGTTCTCTATCGCCATGACACTGGGCAGGCTGAATGGGGATCGTATGGTCAATGCGATGGGAAGGTATCGGATGCTGCTGCTGGGTAGCCTTTGTGCTGCCATCGGCTTAACGCTGGCTATCGCTGTCAATAGCGTGATAGCGTCATTGATTGGTTTTATGCTGGTCGGCGTCGGCGCATCCAATGTCGTTCCTATCCTGTTTACCGCCGCCGGTAATCAGCAAACCATGCCTGCCAACCTGGCTATCGCATCGGTGACGACCGTCGGCTATGCCGGCATTCTTGCGGGACCAGCGTTGATCGGATTTATCGCTCAATTCTCGAGCCTGACGTTTGCTCTGGCCTGTGTTGCCTCTATGCTGCTGATTGTGACCGCCAGCGCTAAAGCGATCACTCGCTAA
- the ompC gene encoding porin OmpC codes for MKLRVLSLIVPALLMAGTAGAAEIYNKDGNKLDLFGKIDGLHYFSDNDGQDGDQSYMRFGLRGETQINDQLTGYGEWEYQVQLNKTEDENDSFTRVGFAGLKFGDYGSLDYGRNYGVLYDIGAWTDVLPEFGGDTYGADNFLFQRSSGVLTYRNNNFFGLVDGLHFALQYQGKNGNAEETNNGRDVLGQNGDGYGMSVSYDLGYGISAAGAFFSSDRTNDQNGGLNGSSTILGRGDKAEAYSGGLKYDANNVYLAAMYTQSYNATRFGSSNSSVYGYANKAQNFEVVAQYQFDFGLRPSIAYLQSKGKDIERGYGDQDLMKYIDLGMTYYFNKNMSTYVDYKINMLDNNDFTDAAGINTDNVVGVGLVYQF; via the coding sequence ATGAAACTTCGAGTACTCTCCCTGATCGTTCCTGCTTTGCTGATGGCTGGTACAGCAGGTGCAGCGGAAATCTACAACAAAGACGGTAATAAACTGGATTTGTTCGGTAAAATCGATGGTCTTCACTATTTCTCCGACAACGATGGGCAGGATGGCGATCAGTCATATATGCGTTTTGGCCTGCGTGGCGAAACGCAAATTAACGATCAACTGACCGGCTATGGTGAGTGGGAATACCAGGTTCAGTTGAACAAGACTGAAGATGAAAACGATTCCTTCACCCGTGTTGGCTTTGCAGGTCTGAAATTTGGCGACTACGGCTCACTGGATTATGGCCGTAACTACGGCGTGCTGTACGACATCGGCGCATGGACCGACGTATTGCCTGAGTTCGGTGGCGACACTTATGGCGCAGACAACTTCCTGTTCCAACGTTCTAGCGGTGTGCTGACTTATCGTAACAACAACTTCTTTGGTCTGGTTGATGGCCTGCATTTTGCTCTGCAGTATCAGGGTAAAAACGGTAATGCGGAAGAAACCAACAATGGTCGTGATGTACTCGGCCAGAACGGCGACGGCTACGGCATGTCCGTTTCCTACGATCTGGGCTATGGCATCAGCGCTGCTGGTGCATTCTTCAGCTCTGACCGTACCAATGATCAGAACGGCGGTCTGAACGGTAGCTCTACCATTCTGGGTCGTGGCGACAAAGCCGAAGCCTATAGCGGTGGCCTGAAATACGATGCCAACAACGTTTACCTGGCGGCAATGTATACCCAGTCCTACAATGCGACCCGTTTCGGCAGCAGCAACAGCAGTGTTTATGGTTACGCCAACAAGGCACAGAACTTCGAGGTGGTTGCACAGTACCAGTTCGACTTCGGCCTGCGTCCTTCTATCGCTTATCTGCAGTCTAAAGGTAAGGACATTGAGCGCGGTTACGGCGACCAGGACCTGATGAAATATATTGATCTGGGTATGACTTACTACTTCAACAAAAACATGTCCACCTATGTTGATTACAAAATCAACATGTTGGATAACAATGATTTCACCGATGCTGCCGGTATCAATACCGACAACGTGGTGGGTGTAGGCCTGGTTTACCAGTTCTAA
- a CDS encoding VOC family protein, giving the protein MELNIERVIETVLYVRDIERAAAFYQQVLKLPAMVSNHRFRVYNIADQSVLLLFLEGDSLNGAHYPEGYIPPHDGRGPQHIGLAVSKAQLSLWEQHLTEHEIEIEGRMHWEQGGESIYFRDPDGHLLELVTPGIWANY; this is encoded by the coding sequence GTGGAACTTAACATTGAGCGGGTAATTGAAACTGTGCTGTATGTTCGCGATATTGAGCGTGCGGCGGCGTTCTATCAACAGGTGTTAAAACTGCCCGCAATGGTCAGCAATCATCGTTTCCGGGTTTACAACATTGCTGACCAAAGCGTGCTGTTGCTGTTTCTTGAAGGGGATTCGTTGAACGGTGCACATTATCCTGAAGGATATATCCCACCCCATGATGGCCGTGGTCCGCAACATATCGGTTTGGCCGTGAGTAAAGCGCAACTGTCGCTATGGGAACAGCATTTGACTGAGCACGAGATTGAGATAGAAGGGCGTATGCATTGGGAACAAGGTGGGGAGAGTATCTATTTCCGCGATCCTGATGGGCACCTGTTGGAACTGGTAACGCCGGGTATCTGGGCTAATTATTAG
- the osmE gene encoding osmotically-inducible lipoprotein OsmE, producing the protein MMKKLVLAVCTVAAFSVLAGCTAYDRAASYVKEPVVSDVKVGMTKQQVRAIAGQPSTSATLIHAKGTCDTYAVAPRDGKVQTYFVSYNDTGHVMNKGYQSCSEYDTQPQ; encoded by the coding sequence ATGATGAAGAAACTGGTATTGGCCGTGTGTACTGTAGCGGCATTTTCCGTGCTTGCTGGCTGTACCGCTTACGACAGGGCCGCGAGCTATGTGAAAGAGCCTGTGGTAAGCGATGTGAAAGTCGGGATGACTAAACAGCAGGTGCGTGCGATTGCTGGTCAGCCTTCAACTTCCGCGACATTAATTCATGCGAAAGGGACCTGTGATACTTATGCTGTTGCCCCCCGTGACGGAAAAGTACAGACCTATTTTGTCAGCTATAACGACACCGGTCACGTAATGAACAAGGGATATCAAAGCTGTTCCGAATACGATACCCAACCACAATAA
- a CDS encoding ShlB/FhaC/HecB family hemolysin secretion/activation protein produces the protein MISPLAFAATTSSEQLIQQQQRQRALEQQLLPPTPDVHLLPPASRLGRLDFPQETPCFRIDQVVLNGQEALPRWLPLQRIANQAQGHCLGGKGINLLMSTMQNRLVDHGYITTRVLAPQQDLKTGTLQLNILPGFIRQVKLTPDSGHYVSLFNAFPPRAGNLLDLRDIEQGLENLQRLPTVQANMEIVPGEKPGESDILLHWEQAKIWRLGASLDDSGTRSTGRYQGGLTLSLDNPLSLSDLFYISGSRALQPGNDKGSKNVTAHYSVPFRYAMLSVTANDYDYHQTVAGLNGDYRYRGDSQNLTVQLSRVLHRSGTQKTTFTYDILMRGAKNYINDTEVEVQRRRTAAWRMGLQHRHFIQQATLDAGISYQRGTRWFGALPAPEEYYGDATALSKIIQLSSQLNVPFTLGSQKFRYNVQYQRQMSNTPLTPQDQFAIGNRWTVRGFDGERTLNANGGWTVRNELAWTTPVPNQELYLGADYGHVSGHGTDALAGTTLAGSVIGLRGSAFKTRYDLFAGVPLSKPDGFNTSPVTLGFNLNWDF, from the coding sequence ATGATTTCCCCATTGGCGTTTGCTGCTACCACCAGTAGCGAACAGCTGATCCAGCAACAGCAACGTCAGAGAGCACTGGAACAACAGTTATTGCCTCCCACGCCCGATGTGCATCTGTTGCCCCCGGCCTCACGCTTGGGCCGTCTGGATTTCCCACAGGAGACCCCGTGTTTCCGTATCGATCAAGTGGTGTTGAATGGCCAGGAGGCCTTGCCCCGCTGGTTGCCGTTACAACGGATTGCCAATCAGGCCCAGGGCCACTGCCTGGGTGGCAAGGGCATTAATCTGCTGATGAGCACCATGCAGAACCGCTTGGTGGATCATGGCTATATCACCACCCGCGTACTGGCCCCGCAGCAGGACTTGAAAACCGGCACGCTGCAACTCAACATCCTGCCCGGTTTTATTCGCCAGGTGAAACTGACGCCAGACAGCGGCCACTATGTCAGCTTGTTCAATGCCTTCCCGCCGCGCGCGGGTAACCTGCTGGATCTGCGCGATATCGAACAGGGGTTGGAGAACCTGCAACGCCTGCCGACCGTGCAAGCCAATATGGAAATCGTCCCCGGTGAAAAACCGGGGGAAAGTGACATTCTGCTGCACTGGGAGCAGGCCAAAATCTGGCGGCTTGGGGCCTCACTGGATGACTCCGGCACCCGCAGTACCGGACGCTACCAGGGGGGATTGACGTTGTCGTTGGACAACCCGCTGTCACTCAGCGACCTGTTCTATATTTCTGGCTCTCGAGCGTTGCAACCCGGTAATGACAAGGGCAGTAAAAACGTCACCGCCCATTATTCGGTGCCGTTCCGCTACGCCATGCTGTCAGTGACCGCCAACGACTACGACTATCACCAGACGGTAGCCGGGCTGAATGGGGATTACCGTTATCGCGGCGACAGCCAGAACCTGACAGTACAACTGAGCCGCGTGTTACACCGCAGCGGCACCCAGAAAACCACTTTTACCTACGACATCCTGATGCGTGGTGCAAAAAACTACATCAATGACACCGAAGTGGAAGTACAGCGTCGCCGTACCGCTGCCTGGCGCATGGGGCTGCAACATCGCCACTTTATTCAACAGGCGACGCTGGATGCCGGTATCAGCTACCAGCGCGGCACCCGCTGGTTCGGTGCGCTCCCGGCCCCGGAAGAGTACTACGGTGATGCCACCGCACTGAGCAAGATTATTCAACTCTCCAGCCAACTGAATGTGCCTTTTACGTTGGGTAGCCAGAAATTTCGTTACAACGTGCAGTATCAGCGCCAGATGAGCAACACGCCATTGACGCCGCAAGACCAGTTTGCCATCGGTAACCGCTGGACGGTGCGGGGCTTTGATGGTGAGCGCACCCTGAACGCCAACGGTGGCTGGACGGTACGCAATGAGTTGGCCTGGACTACGCCAGTGCCCAATCAGGAGCTGTATCTGGGGGCCGACTACGGGCATGTCAGCGGGCATGGCACTGATGCCCTGGCCGGGACCACACTGGCCGGTAGCGTGATCGGTCTGCGTGGCAGTGCCTTCAAAACCCGTTATGACCTCTTTGCCGGGGTGCCGCTCTCCAAACCGGACGGTTTCAACACCAGCCCGGTGACGCTGGGTTTTAACCTGAACTGGGATTTCTGA